A window from Solanum stenotomum isolate F172 chromosome 5, ASM1918654v1, whole genome shotgun sequence encodes these proteins:
- the LOC125864462 gene encoding vestitone reductase-like: MNRGDMEEVKEKGKVCVTGGSGFLGSWMVMRLLQFGYYVNTTIRSHPDRKKDVSYITNLPGAQERLHIFNFDLDKPEVFNAAIEGCIGVFHVAHPVDFDNKESEETITQRSINGTLGILQACLNSKTVKRVVYTSSSTTVMVENSSDIVDENSWTNIDIVRALKNFASSYTISKTLTEKAALEFAEINGIDLVTVIPTWIHGPFITPQIPGSVRSSMEMILGHQNYNMSYPPYVPFVHVDDVTNAHIFLLENPNAKGRYICSAVEITREKLAEFLSTRYPEFQKQINEYTWASSEEVTCPRFSSKKLLETGFKYKHGLEEMYDGAIECCKQRSIL; encoded by the exons atgAATAGAGGGGATATGGAAGAAGTGAAGGAGAAGGGAAAGGTATGTGTAACAGGAGGAAGTGGTTTTCTTGGATCATGGATGGTTATGAGACTTCTTCAATTTGGTTATTATGTTAACACAACTATTAGATCTCATCCAG ATCGCAAGAAGGATGTGAGCTACATCACGAATCTTCCAGGTGCTCAAGAAAGACTacacatttttaattttgatttagaCAAACCAGAGGTTTTCAATGCAGCAATTGAAGGATGCATTGGAGTATTTCATGTTGCACATCCAGTTGATTTTGATAACAAAGAAAGTGAAGAAACAATAACACAAAGATCTATCAATGGGACTTTAGGTATTTTACAAGCATGTCTTAATTCAAAGACAGTTAAACGTGTTGTATACACTTCTAGTTCAACTACGGTTATGGTTGAGAATTCATCAGACATAGTGGACGAAAACTCATGGACAAACATAGACATTGTAAGAGCATTAAAGAATTTTGCAAGTTCTTACACGATTAGTAAGACATTAACAGAAAAGGCAGCTCTGGAATTCGCTGAAATAAATGGTATTGATCTTGTGACTGTAATCCCAACTTGGATACATGGCCCCTTTATTACTCCTCAAATTCCTGGCTCTGTTCGTTCATCCATGGAAATGATTCTTG GTCATCAAAATTATAACATGAGTTACCCTCCATATGTACCTTTTGTACATGTAGATGATGTGACAAATGCTCACATTTTCCTTCTTGAAAATCCTAATGCAAAAGGAagatatatttgttcagctgTTGAAATAACACGTGAAAAGCTAGCTGAGTTTCTTTCGACTAGATATCCtgaatttcaaaaacaaattaatga GTACACATGGGCAAGTAGTGAAGAAGTTACATGCCCTAGATTTTCATCCAAAAAGCTTTTGGAGACTGGATTCAAGTACAAGCATGGTCTTGAGGAAATGTATGATGGAGCTATTGAATGTTGCAAACAAAGAAGCATACTCTAA